In the Octadecabacter sp. SW4 genome, one interval contains:
- a CDS encoding acyl carrier protein — translation MTIAQNVTRILAEQALIEPGDVKPEHTLADLGIDSLGLVESIFAIEEAFDINVPFNANDPSESDFDISSVAAIIAAVETLVKDQS, via the coding sequence ATGACCATCGCACAGAATGTGACACGTATTCTGGCCGAACAGGCCTTGATCGAACCAGGCGACGTCAAGCCGGAACACACGCTGGCCGATCTCGGGATCGACAGTCTTGGGCTGGTCGAAAGCATTTTCGCGATCGAAGAAGCCTTTGATATCAACGTGCCGTTCAACGCCAACGATCCCAGCGAAAGCGATTTCGACATCTCGTCGGTGGCGGCGATCATCGCCGCGGTCGAAACCCTTGTGAAGGACCAGTCCTAG